The proteins below come from a single Burkholderia contaminans genomic window:
- a CDS encoding phosphatidylinositol-specific phospholipase C: MIPSSHDTCMPPADWMSALDDARLLHTLTLPGSHDTCAYTVDDGLVRTQRAPLDAQLAHGVRLLDIRCRHVRDAFDIHHGGIALGMTFDDVLATCARFLEAHPRECIVMSVKDEWPAHACTRSFDATFDAHRARHPRLRWHAGGTLPTLGDVRGAIVLLRRFRSSRPLGIDLTAWPDNATFTIDHPDGAFVIQDEYRVPVAASIGWKWRAIDTLLTDLPSPDSGRWAINFCSGTGMGANPSVVAHGDGRVRGIHARLAERLREQPGPYGTMLLDFCDDDDWALVRALIACNDHVPAPGVWRKTFRC, translated from the coding sequence ATGATCCCTTCGAGCCACGATACGTGCATGCCGCCCGCCGACTGGATGTCGGCGCTCGACGATGCGCGACTGCTGCATACGCTGACCCTACCGGGCAGCCATGACACCTGTGCGTATACCGTCGACGACGGGCTCGTGCGCACCCAGCGTGCGCCGCTCGATGCCCAGCTCGCGCATGGCGTGCGGCTGCTCGACATCCGCTGCCGGCACGTGCGCGATGCGTTCGACATCCATCACGGCGGCATCGCGCTCGGCATGACGTTCGACGACGTGCTGGCAACCTGTGCGCGTTTTCTCGAAGCGCATCCGCGCGAATGCATCGTAATGTCGGTGAAGGATGAATGGCCGGCCCATGCTTGCACGCGCAGTTTCGATGCGACGTTCGACGCGCATCGTGCGCGGCATCCGCGGCTGCGCTGGCATGCCGGCGGCACGCTGCCCACGCTCGGCGACGTGCGCGGCGCGATCGTGCTGCTGCGGCGTTTTCGCAGCAGCCGGCCGCTCGGCATCGACCTGACCGCGTGGCCCGACAACGCGACCTTCACGATCGATCATCCCGACGGCGCATTCGTGATCCAGGACGAATACCGCGTGCCGGTGGCCGCGTCGATCGGCTGGAAGTGGCGTGCGATCGACACGCTGCTGACGGACCTGCCGTCGCCGGACAGCGGCCGCTGGGCGATCAACTTCTGCAGCGGGACCGGGATGGGCGCGAATCCGTCGGTGGTCGCGCACGGCGACGGCAGGGTGCGGGGCATTCATGCGCGGCTGGCCGAGCGGCTGCGCGAGCAGCCCGGCCCGTATGGCACGATGCTGCTCGACTTCTGCGACGACGACGA